The window AGTTTTGTCGGTGGGTCGAGCGCGGTGATGTTTTTGAGGTCTTTTTTGACGTCGATGTTCTGGGCGGCGGCTGGTGTCTCGATAGACTTATTGGCAGTGGTGAGAACGGCGGTAAGCGAGCTATTAGCGTCTTGGAGCTGGCTGGATTTGAGGCGGGAAGTAAATTTCTCGGAGACAGTTTGGAGTTTTTGTAGACGAGCGATGAGGTTATTTAATGAAGGGCCGCGGGAGGCATTTTGGGCGGCGTTGATGATGAATACCAGGCCGAGTAGTCCGACGATACCGAGAACGAGCAAGATAATCTTTGATTTTTTATCAAAGCCTTGCGGCGCTGGTGGTGCAGAAATCTGATTAAGATAATCAATACCGGTTGGCACGTCATAGTCATTGTGTGGCTGCATATACCCATTAAAGCATAAACAACAACAGAGGTAAAGAGTGATATAATAAAAACCATGCAAGATGCCAAGGAAGAAGTGCGGGCGCGGCTAAATATCGAGGACGTGATCGGCGAATATGTTCAGCTGAAGCGGGCGGGTCGTAATCTGAAGGGACTGAGTCCGTTTACCGATGAGCGGACGCCGAGTTTTATGGTCAGTCCGGAAAAGCAGATTTGGCATGATTTTTCTTCGGGCAAGGGAGGCGATATTTTTACGTTCGTGATGCTGGTGGAGGGGATGGATTTCCGGCAGGCGTTGGAACATTTGGCGCGCAAGGCAGGCGTGGATTTGAGTTTGTTTTCTGGTGGTGATGGGCGCACGGCCAAGCGGCGGGCGCGGGCAGGGGAGGCGCTGAAATTGGCCGCGAATTTCTATCAGCAAAATTTGGTGAAAAATTCGGCAGCACGAGAATACGCGGTGAAAAAACGGCGGCTGAATCGGCAGACGATCGGTGATTTTATCATCGGCTATGCGCCGGATCAGAGTGATGCGCTGACGAAAGCGCTGGAGAAGCGGGGATTTTCGCGCCGGGAACTGGCTGACGCGGGGCTGGTGAATCGGTTTGGCGGCGACTTGTTTCGGGGGCGGATGATGGTGGTCTTGAGCGATAGCAGCGGCGAGGTGGTTGGCTTTACGGGGCGGATTATCCGCGACGATCCGCGTGCGCCGAAATATTTGAATACGCCGCAGACATTGCTATTTGATAAATCGCGCCATATTTTTGGGCTGTATCAGGCGAAAGAGGCGATTCGTAGGAGCGACGCCGCGGTGATTGTCGAGGGGAATTTGGACGTGGTTAGCAGCCACCAAGCCGGCGTCAAAAACGTGGTGGCGACGGCGGGGACAGCGATGACACTGCAACATCTGAAGGCGTTGAGTCGGTTGGCAGGGCGGATTCGTGTGGCGTTTGACGGCGACCGGGCGGGCGTCAGCGCGACGGAGCGGGCGATCAATTTGGCGCAAGAAATTGGTGTGGAACTAGAGGTGGTGAGCTTGCCGGATGGTGTGAAAGATCCAGACGAATTGATCCAAAAGGATGCGGCATTATGGCAGCTGGCGGTTGAGCAGGCGCAGCCGGCGGTGGATTGGGTAATTGCTCGGCACGCCGAGATGGAAGATTTGGCGACGGCCGAAGGCAAGCGGCGATTTTCGACAACTGCACTCAGAATTGTGCGCAGTCTGAAAGATCCGGTGGAGCAAGAGCATTATTTGGCGGTGATTTCTAAAGAAACTGGCGCTAGTCTCGCGGCCTTGCGGGCAAAGCTCGGCGCTGAGAGATCAACGCCGCCCGCTCAGCTCAAACAACCAAAGATTGAAAAGGCGACTCCCAGTAAACCTCGTGACGAATTAGCGGACATCATCGTCGGTCTAGCGCTTAGTCAGCCGTCGACGCGGCGCTGGGTTGGGGCGCTCGAGGCGGCAAGCTTGGACGAGCCAGCTCGAGCAGTGGTGACGTCGCTGCAGGCTGAGCCGCTACTTGACATAGAAAAATTACCCCGTCCCTTGCAAAAATTTGAGCAGTATGTGAAAATAGTACAGTTAAAAAGTGAACGCCGCTACATGGACTGGGAGCCGGAGGCTCTGGACAGTGAAATGGCGCGTTTGGTAAAGCAATTGATACGTAAACACCGCGACACAAAAAAACAACAACTATTAGACAATTTGCGTGAGGCTGAGGAGCTTAGCGATGAGGCGCAGGCGCGCACCTTGCGGCAGCAGCTGAACGCACTGATTAAGGAGAATGCGTGAACAACGACCAGCAATACACCCCGACCAATGACGATCCACTCGAGCCAGATTTGACGGCGGTACATGATGACGAGGAGATAGAAGATCTCGAGGCGTTGAACGCTGGCCAGTATCTGGATGATATTTCGGACGATTCGGTGCGGTTGTATTTGCGTGAGATCGGTAAGATCCCGCTGTTAAGTTCGGATGAGGAAATGGAGCTGGCGCGGCGAATCATCGAGGGCGATAAGAAGGCTAAGGACAAGATGGCCGAGGCGAACATGCGTTTGGTGGTGTCGATTGCCAAGCGGTATTCGGGCCGTGGGTTGGATTTTCTGGACTTGATCCAGGAAGGTAATACCGGCTTGTTGCGCGCCGTGGAGAAGTTTGATCCGGACAAGGGCTTTAAGTTTTCGACCTACGCGACGTGGTGGATTCGCCAGGCGATTACCCGGGCGATCGCTGATCAGGCGCGGACGATTCGCATTCCCGTGCACATGATCGAGACGATTAACAAGCTGGTGCGGACGCAGCGACGGCTTACCCAGGAGCTGAACCGCGAGCCGACGATGGAAGAATTGTCCAAGGAAATGGACATGGAGCCGGAAAAAATTGAGTACATCAATAAAATTCGGCAAGAGACGTCGAGTTTGGATGCCGGTATCGGGCGTGATGGTGATGAGGAAGATTCGGTGTTGGGTGATTTCATCGAGGATGAAGATACAATTTCGCCAGAAGAGTCAGCGACCAATCAGCTGCTGAAAGAAAAGGTCGCCGAGGTGCTGTCGAGCCTGTCTGATCGCGAGCAAAAAATTGTGCGCATGCGGTTTGGGCTGGATAATGGTGGCAAAAGCCATACGCTCGAGGAAGTCGGCCAGCAATTTGCTGTGACGCGCGAACGAATTCGCCAGATTGAAGCGAAGGCTTTGGCGAAACTGCGGAAGCACAAAGACGCCAAGAAATTGTACGAATATCTGAGTTAGATTGACGGGCGATAATAAAAAGGCCAGGCGGATATGTCTGGCTTTTTTGATGCGTTGTGACTCAGCACTGCTCAGGCGCCTTACAAAAATGTTCGTGGTGAGTGACGGCTTCTAGCTGCGCGTATAGCTCGTCCAGTCCGTGGTCGTTCATCACAAAATAATCGGCGATGGCAATTGGTCCGCCTTTTTCCAGGTTTTCAATTTCCGACCAATCGCGTTGGTCAACTTCGCGTGGTTGCATCGGTCGCTCAGGGCGTTTGGCCATACGTTGATAACGCAGGTGTTTTGGCGTGACAACGGCGATGACGGACATTTGGCCAGGGAATTCGTGCTTGAGAATTTTATATTCACTCCAGGTATACAAGCCGTCCAGGACGATCAGTTTTTGGCCAGCGTCAATCAAGTCATGCGCGGATTTAACGACGCGCTTGACCACGAAATCTTTGCCTTCGCGTCGGCGAATTTCCTCACGGAATTTTTGCTGATTATCCCACGTTGGTTCAATGCCGGCCTCTTCCATGGCCTTGTAGATGATGCCGCCAAAATAGATTTTCGGAATACCCTTTTTGGTGAAATATTCGACCGCCGAACTTTTGCCGCTACCAGCCAGACCGACGAGGGCGATAATGTTTGCATGTGGTTGTGTCATGTTGTTAGTATAGCAAATTTGCTATACTGAGTATATGAAGCGTTTGGCGGTCATCGACGGAAAATCAGTGTTTTACCGAGGGTATTATGCCATGCCAGGTCTCAGTACGGCGAATGGTACGCCGACCGGTGGCGTGTATGGATTTGTGAGTTTGGCAATTGAGCTGATCAAGAAATTGGAGCCGGACTACGTGGCGGTGGCATGGGACAAGCGCGGCACTAACATCCGTAAGCGGCGGGAATTATACCCAGAGTACAAGGCGGGTCGCAAGCCAGCGCCCGATGATTTTTATCAGCAAATTCCGATTTTGATGGAACTTTTGGATGCCTTTGGCTGGCCGCTGTATGAACTGGATGATTATGAGGCGGACGATATCATGGGTGCGTTTGCCAGGCAAGCGGAGGCGCGCGGCGTGCAAACCTGTCTGCTGACGTCGGATTTGGATGCGTTGCAATTGGTGTCGCCGCTGACTAAAGTCTACGCCATGAAAAATGGTCTGAGGAACATCGAGGAATTTACGGCGGAATATTTTGAACAAAAATATGGCATTCGGACAGATCAGTTTTTGGATTTGAAGGCGCTGAAGGGTGACTCCAGTGATAATTTGCCGGGTGTGCCGGGCGTTGGTGAAAAAACTGCGGTGAAATTATTGCAAGCATATGACACGCTGGACGGCGTGTACGCGCACGTGGATGAGCAAACAGGCGCTCTGCGGGCAAAGCTAGAAGCGGGCCGCGAGTCGGCGTATTTGACCAAGCAAGTGGCGGAAATTTGGACAGACGCGCCAGTAGAGCTGGATTGGGAAGTGGCGGATGTCAATGACTGTGACTTTGCGCGGGTGGCGGAGATTTTGCGGAAATTGGAGTTTCATTCGCTGATCGGGCGGTTGCCAAAGACAATGCAGGTGGCGGATGAGGCAGTGGAGACGGCGGAGCTGGAGTTACCACGTGTTGAAAATTTGCCGGCTGAGCCGCTGTTTGAGTCAGAAAATATTATCTATATTGATCCATCAGAGCCGGACACGGTCTATATCAATTCCAAGCCTGGCGTGGCGTGGCGGGCGAAGATGATTGAGATTGGTCAACATGTTTGGCAATTGCTGGCGCAGGGTGTGGTGATCGCGGTGGATGTCAAGGAGTTGTATCATGCACTGGACACCCATGACGTGGCGGTGCGTTTTCATGAGGTCTGGGATGTTGGGCAGGCGGCGTTTTTGATCGATCCGCTGAGGCGCGACCGTCGTTTGGCGGCACTGGCGGGCGATTTTTCTGAGGATAATTCCGCGTTGCGACAGTTGGCGCGACTCCGCCAGATTTACCATCAGCAGCAGGATTATATGGCGACCCATCAGCAGATTGCCGGGGTGCTTCGCGAGTTTGATTTTCCGGTGATTTGGCCGCTGTTTCAGATGGAAAAGCGCGGCATGAAGCTGGACACGGCGCTGCTTGAACAGATGGGCCAGGAGCTGAGGGCGGAGGTGAGCCAGCTTGAACAACAAATGTATAC is drawn from Candidatus Saccharibacteria bacterium oral taxon 488 and contains these coding sequences:
- the rpoD gene encoding RNA polymerase sigma factor RpoD is translated as MNNDQQYTPTNDDPLEPDLTAVHDDEEIEDLEALNAGQYLDDISDDSVRLYLREIGKIPLLSSDEEMELARRIIEGDKKAKDKMAEANMRLVVSIAKRYSGRGLDFLDLIQEGNTGLLRAVEKFDPDKGFKFSTYATWWIRQAITRAIADQARTIRIPVHMIETINKLVRTQRRLTQELNREPTMEELSKEMDMEPEKIEYINKIRQETSSLDAGIGRDGDEEDSVLGDFIEDEDTISPEESATNQLLKEKVAEVLSSLSDREQKIVRMRFGLDNGGKSHTLEEVGQQFAVTRERIRQIEAKALAKLRKHKDAKKLYEYLS
- the dnaG gene encoding DNA primase; its protein translation is MQDAKEEVRARLNIEDVIGEYVQLKRAGRNLKGLSPFTDERTPSFMVSPEKQIWHDFSSGKGGDIFTFVMLVEGMDFRQALEHLARKAGVDLSLFSGGDGRTAKRRARAGEALKLAANFYQQNLVKNSAAREYAVKKRRLNRQTIGDFIIGYAPDQSDALTKALEKRGFSRRELADAGLVNRFGGDLFRGRMMVVLSDSSGEVVGFTGRIIRDDPRAPKYLNTPQTLLFDKSRHIFGLYQAKEAIRRSDAAVIVEGNLDVVSSHQAGVKNVVATAGTAMTLQHLKALSRLAGRIRVAFDGDRAGVSATERAINLAQEIGVELEVVSLPDGVKDPDELIQKDAALWQLAVEQAQPAVDWVIARHAEMEDLATAEGKRRFSTTALRIVRSLKDPVEQEHYLAVISKETGASLAALRAKLGAERSTPPAQLKQPKIEKATPSKPRDELADIIVGLALSQPSTRRWVGALEAASLDEPARAVVTSLQAEPLLDIEKLPRPLQKFEQYVKIVQLKSERRYMDWEPEALDSEMARLVKQLIRKHRDTKKQQLLDNLREAEELSDEAQARTLRQQLNALIKENA
- the polA gene encoding DNA polymerase I codes for the protein MKRLAVIDGKSVFYRGYYAMPGLSTANGTPTGGVYGFVSLAIELIKKLEPDYVAVAWDKRGTNIRKRRELYPEYKAGRKPAPDDFYQQIPILMELLDAFGWPLYELDDYEADDIMGAFARQAEARGVQTCLLTSDLDALQLVSPLTKVYAMKNGLRNIEEFTAEYFEQKYGIRTDQFLDLKALKGDSSDNLPGVPGVGEKTAVKLLQAYDTLDGVYAHVDEQTGALRAKLEAGRESAYLTKQVAEIWTDAPVELDWEVADVNDCDFARVAEILRKLEFHSLIGRLPKTMQVADEAVETAELELPRVENLPAEPLFESENIIYIDPSEPDTVYINSKPGVAWRAKMIEIGQHVWQLLAQGVVIAVDVKELYHALDTHDVAVRFHEVWDVGQAAFLIDPLRRDRRLAALAGDFSEDNSALRQLARLRQIYHQQQDYMATHQQIAGVLREFDFPVIWPLFQMEKRGMKLDTALLEQMGQELRAEVSQLEQQMYTMAGREFNAASPAQLSEVLFTKLQLPTAGIKKGKTGYSTGQKELDKLRGQHPIIELIERYRELTKLISTYIEALPKLVAEDGRIHTTFNQDVTSTGRLSSTNPNLQNIPVRTELGRKIRQAFVPSQGKVFVGADYSQFELRLAAVLAGDTGLIDDFNSDVDIHTKTAAETYGVPMAEVTKLQRRAAKVINFGVLYGMSPHGLAAATGMTFTEAKQFIEHYFAVRQPIRQYLDTILVQAREQGFVETYFGRRRPTPDVKSSNFMVRSAAERAAMNMPIQGTEADLMKLAMIRLEDKLAGLAEPVLQVHDSILVECRPEDAERVGDIMCAEMEGVCPELPIRLKVDVELGYNWGNL
- a CDS encoding dephospho-CoA kinase, with product MTQPHANIIALVGLAGSGKSSAVEYFTKKGIPKIYFGGIIYKAMEEAGIEPTWDNQQKFREEIRRREGKDFVVKRVVKSAHDLIDAGQKLIVLDGLYTWSEYKILKHEFPGQMSVIAVVTPKHLRYQRMAKRPERPMQPREVDQRDWSEIENLEKGGPIAIADYFVMNDHGLDELYAQLEAVTHHEHFCKAPEQC